The following are encoded in a window of Gossypium raimondii isolate GPD5lz chromosome 13, ASM2569854v1, whole genome shotgun sequence genomic DNA:
- the LOC105783597 gene encoding transmembrane emp24 domain-containing protein p24delta9: MILRSVLVLVLLVGVLFRASQSLRFDLQSGQTKCIAEDIKSNSMTVGKYHVVKPNEDHPLPDSHKLTVRVTSSYGNNFHSAEKVENGQFAFTATEQGDYMACFWAPEHSPPITVTVDFDWRTGVHTKDWTNVAKKGQVDAMELELKNLHDTIQSIHEEMFYLREREEEMQELNKATTSKMFWLSFLSLFLCLSVAGLQFWHLKTFFEKKKLI; the protein is encoded by the exons ATGATTCTCCGGTCAGTATTGGTCTTGGTTCTGTTGGTGGGGGTTTTATTCCGTGCATCGCAATCTTTGCGTTTCGATCTGCAATCGGGACAAACTAAATGCATCGCCGAAGACATCAAGAGCAATTCAATGACTGTCGGAAAGTACCACGTTGTTAAACCTAACGAAGATCATCCTTTGCCCGATTCTCACAAGCTCACCGTCAGG GTAACGTCTTCGTATGGGAATAATTTTCACTCGGCAGAAAAGGTGGAGAATGGGCAGTTTGCATTCACGGCGACGGAGCAAGGTGATTACATGGCTTGCTTTTGGGCGCCGGAGCATTCGCCGCCGATCACGGTCACCGTTGATTTCGATTGGAGGACTGGAGTCCACACCAAGGACTGGACTAACGTTGCCAAGAAAGGCCAAGTCGAT GCGATGGAACTTGAGCTGAAGAATCTGCATGATACCATTCAATCCATTCATGAGGAAATGTTTTATTTGCGTGAGAG AGAAGAAGAAATGCAGGAACTGAACAAAGCTACAACCTCCAAAATGTTCTGGTTGTCGTTCCTCTCACTGTTTCTTTGCCTATCAGTAGCGGGATTACAATTTTGGCATTTGAAAACTTTCTTCGAGAAGAAGAAGCTTATTTAA